Proteins from one Shewanella pealeana ATCC 700345 genomic window:
- a CDS encoding ABC transporter permease, with protein MNTSVATDKSLRLPITRLKPILHKYGIVLAFLFICATIAVLGEICIHNGMWDSNYFLTQGNLLSVLRQVSINGILAVGMTFVIIVAGVDLSVGSVLALAGIVSARFVTNSSNMLIGGFDSPILLPLMVAICIGAICGFLNGYIISKFRLQAFIVTMGMLSVARGMTMLTTDGNPVSSLDRGFRALGNSYTFGIPTPVVIFAVIFVAAWFLLNKTVFGRYVFAVGGNEKSAQTSGIDVHKVKVAVYTLCGVMAAIAGLILTARTGSAQTSAGFGYELDAIAAVVIGGTSMAGGLGTLTGTLFGVLIIGVMNNGLDLLGVQSYYQQIIKGLLIVAAVMLDPSRKQSR; from the coding sequence ATGAATACATCTGTTGCTACAGATAAGAGTCTGAGATTACCTATTACTCGACTAAAACCGATTTTACACAAATACGGTATCGTGTTGGCGTTTCTGTTTATTTGCGCCACCATCGCCGTATTAGGCGAGATCTGTATCCACAATGGCATGTGGGATAGTAACTATTTTCTTACTCAAGGAAATCTGCTGTCTGTTTTACGTCAGGTCTCTATTAACGGCATTTTAGCCGTGGGTATGACCTTCGTGATTATTGTGGCTGGGGTCGACCTCTCGGTGGGGTCGGTGCTGGCGCTCGCCGGTATTGTTTCAGCACGCTTTGTGACAAATTCATCCAACATGCTGATTGGTGGTTTTGATTCGCCTATCTTACTGCCGCTAATGGTGGCTATCTGTATCGGTGCTATTTGTGGCTTTTTGAACGGTTACATTATTTCAAAATTCCGTCTGCAAGCCTTTATCGTGACCATGGGTATGCTGTCAGTAGCCCGAGGCATGACCATGTTGACGACTGATGGTAATCCGGTTTCGTCGCTGGATCGCGGCTTTCGTGCACTAGGTAATAGCTACACTTTTGGCATCCCAACACCTGTGGTGATTTTTGCCGTCATCTTCGTTGCTGCTTGGTTCTTACTTAATAAGACAGTTTTCGGTCGCTATGTATTTGCGGTGGGCGGTAATGAAAAGTCGGCTCAGACCTCTGGCATCGACGTACATAAGGTTAAAGTTGCTGTTTACACCCTGTGTGGCGTGATGGCGGCAATTGCGGGTTTGATCTTGACTGCACGTACAGGCTCGGCGCAAACCAGTGCGGGCTTTGGCTATGAGCTTGACGCTATTGCCGCTGTGGTCATTGGCGGCACCTCAATGGCTGGTGGACTCGGTACGCTTACCGGCACTTTGTTTGGGGTACTGATTATCGGGGTGATGAATAACGGTTTAGATCTACTCGGCGTTCAGTCTTACTACCAACAAATTATCAAAGGCTTACTCATTGTTGCGGCAGTGATGTTAGACCCTTCTAGAAAGCAGTCACGTTAG
- a CDS encoding MFS transporter, with protein sequence MSIFRFPALVWLGIGILIISLGIRQSFGIFMMPISMSFDVGREFFSFAIALQNLLFGVFQPFVGMAADRFGSKRVIMLGAIAYGLGLLLTSISTSTEMFYVSISMLIGLGLSATSYVVVLGAVAKVVPAEHTAKAFGLTTAAGSFGMFAVIPGAQSLLTEFDWQTALQVFALLCCFMFAFASFMKTVKPSETSSEQLDDQTLTEALKQACTNRNYWLIHLGFFVCGFHVMFIATHLPSYLSDKHLDSSTAALALAYVGIFNIFGSYFWGVMGDKFNKRYVMSALYLIRTVVIAAFVTLPVTNHTAAIFGAAIGFCWLGTVPLTSGLVRQIFGARYLSTLYGLVFFTHQIGSFLGAWVGGRIYDYYGSYEPIWWSTVVLAFVAALLHLPIDDRPIISKPVPALSR encoded by the coding sequence ATGAGTATATTTCGTTTTCCTGCTCTGGTTTGGTTAGGGATCGGTATTCTTATCATTAGCCTTGGGATCCGCCAGTCATTTGGGATCTTTATGATGCCTATCTCGATGAGCTTTGATGTTGGACGAGAATTCTTCAGTTTTGCGATTGCCTTGCAAAACCTCCTCTTTGGTGTGTTTCAGCCATTTGTTGGGATGGCTGCCGATCGCTTTGGCTCGAAGAGAGTCATTATGCTTGGCGCTATAGCATATGGCTTAGGTCTGCTGCTCACCTCAATATCAACGTCGACAGAAATGTTTTATGTGTCTATTAGTATGTTGATTGGTTTGGGATTAAGTGCAACCAGCTATGTGGTTGTACTTGGCGCTGTCGCAAAAGTAGTTCCGGCGGAGCATACAGCGAAGGCATTTGGTTTGACCACGGCCGCAGGCTCTTTTGGTATGTTCGCGGTGATCCCTGGCGCCCAAAGTTTACTAACCGAGTTTGACTGGCAAACAGCACTACAGGTGTTCGCACTGCTTTGTTGTTTTATGTTCGCTTTCGCTTCTTTTATGAAAACGGTTAAGCCAAGTGAAACTAGCTCTGAGCAATTGGATGATCAAACATTAACAGAGGCGCTTAAGCAGGCTTGTACTAATCGCAATTACTGGCTTATACATTTGGGCTTCTTTGTATGTGGTTTTCATGTAATGTTTATTGCTACTCATTTACCCAGTTATCTATCTGATAAGCATTTGGATAGCTCTACGGCAGCATTAGCATTGGCATACGTAGGTATTTTTAATATCTTTGGCTCGTATTTTTGGGGCGTAATGGGTGATAAGTTTAACAAACGCTATGTGATGTCAGCTTTATACTTAATTAGAACCGTGGTGATAGCAGCTTTCGTGACTTTACCTGTTACTAATCATACCGCGGCTATTTTTGGTGCAGCTATTGGTTTTTGTTGGCTAGGTACAGTACCACTGACTTCTGGTCTAGTTAGACAGATCTTTGGTGCGCGCTATTTATCGACTTTATATGGTTTAGTGTTTTTTACTCACCAGATAGGAAGCTTTCTCGGCGCCTGGGTTGGTGGTCGTATTTATGACTATTACGGTAGTTATGAACCGATATGGTGGAGTACCGTGGTTTTAGCCTTTGTAGCGGCTTTACTACACTTACCGATTGATGACAGGCCTATTATTTCAAAACCTGTCCCAGCATTGAGCCGATAG
- a CDS encoding LacI family DNA-binding transcriptional regulator: protein MKKVKLSDIAKMAGVSSITVSRALSTPEKVKADTCEKIQKIAQELGYIPNLMAKGLKSRSNTIGVIVPTIINPFFASAVKSIIRSANKTGYNCLFFTSDESQKIEQNAVNTLISYNIDGIIIAVISEDENYTPAYFSTLEKLHVPVVLLDRHIEAPHICGVYLDNVDSGYKLGKEVLLNNYQRVLIVSGSANSKVANSRLAGLKMAAEETHSNTIIDVIKADFNTQLAKELVQDYLSQHKPDAIIGLNNQITLGALEASVSHHYQLGADIHFYSIDEITTAKHFGISIPCIRHDVEEFGYHAVTQLIRAIESEQCDKLSDIIIRGTVVK, encoded by the coding sequence ATGAAAAAAGTTAAGCTATCAGATATTGCCAAGATGGCTGGTGTATCCTCGATTACCGTCAGTAGAGCGTTATCAACGCCTGAAAAGGTCAAAGCTGATACCTGTGAAAAGATCCAGAAAATAGCGCAAGAGCTTGGCTATATACCCAACCTAATGGCAAAAGGGCTTAAGTCTCGATCAAACACCATAGGGGTTATTGTTCCGACAATTATCAACCCGTTTTTTGCCAGTGCGGTAAAGTCCATCATTCGTAGTGCCAATAAAACAGGTTATAACTGCCTATTCTTCACCTCAGATGAATCGCAAAAAATAGAGCAAAACGCAGTCAATACGCTAATTAGTTACAATATCGACGGGATCATCATTGCCGTTATTTCAGAAGATGAAAACTATACTCCCGCTTACTTTTCAACCTTAGAGAAGTTACACGTCCCAGTGGTATTGCTCGACAGACATATCGAGGCGCCACATATTTGCGGAGTGTATTTAGATAATGTCGATTCAGGCTACAAGCTTGGCAAAGAAGTGTTATTAAACAATTACCAACGGGTGTTAATCGTATCCGGCTCAGCCAACTCTAAAGTGGCCAATTCACGATTAGCAGGCCTTAAGATGGCAGCGGAAGAGACACATTCAAATACGATTATCGATGTGATCAAGGCGGACTTTAATACCCAATTGGCAAAGGAATTAGTGCAAGATTACCTATCACAGCATAAACCCGATGCCATTATTGGTTTAAACAACCAGATCACCTTAGGTGCGCTTGAGGCCAGTGTTTCACATCACTATCAACTTGGAGCGGATATTCATTTCTATAGTATCGATGAAATCACCACCGCAAAACACTTTGGCATCTCCATCCCCTGTATCAGGCATGACGTTGAAGAGTTTGGCTACCATGCCGTGACGCAGTTAATCCGGGCCATTGAGTCTGAGCAGTGCGACAAACTGTCTGATATCATCATTAGAGGCACGGTAGTTAAGTAA
- the xylB gene encoding xylulokinase, with the protein MNIVAGVDCGTQGTKVILVDLGTSRVLAECSAPHELISESNGRREQQPSWWIDALVTAFEQAVSTANVDPKMIKAIGVSGQQHGLVALDSQGEVIRPAKLWCDTETAPENAQLLQMLGGEQACIDRLGLRVETGYTASKILWMKQHEPENFAKIAHILLPHDYLNFWLTGEYCADFGDASGTGLFDVRNRCWNEHVCALIDPSGNLFKALPELNRAEKATGVVIGQAKERLGLSDNVVVSSGGGDNMMGAIGTGNVKNGIITMSLGTSGTIYTFSDKPVELKHPSIANFCSSSNGWMPLICTMNVTSATSLVQDVLKMSLAEFNHSIEASQIGAGNISFLQFFNGERVPALPDGKASIHGLDAANFTRDNLVRSVVEGATFGLKYGLELLRGAGINIEQIRLIGGGAKSAHWRQMIADTMNCEVICPEVEEAAALGAAIQASWALKGRMDNEIIEQLIALNEESRTQPNCNNVAQYQVAYDRYIDTLYSQYPRLAEAQLTGGCNE; encoded by the coding sequence ATGAATATTGTCGCGGGTGTCGATTGTGGCACACAGGGCACTAAGGTCATTCTGGTTGATTTAGGCACATCTCGTGTGTTGGCTGAATGTTCTGCTCCCCATGAGTTGATCTCTGAGTCAAACGGTCGTCGTGAGCAGCAGCCAAGTTGGTGGATTGATGCCTTAGTGACAGCTTTCGAGCAGGCGGTATCGACGGCTAATGTCGATCCTAAAATGATTAAAGCCATCGGGGTGTCGGGTCAGCAACACGGGCTTGTTGCCTTAGACAGCCAAGGTGAAGTCATTCGTCCAGCCAAACTTTGGTGTGACACGGAAACAGCGCCAGAGAATGCACAGCTGTTGCAAATGCTAGGTGGCGAACAGGCGTGTATAGACAGGTTAGGCCTTAGGGTTGAAACCGGTTACACGGCCTCGAAGATCCTGTGGATGAAGCAACATGAGCCTGAAAACTTTGCCAAGATTGCCCATATTCTACTGCCACATGATTACTTGAATTTCTGGCTAACGGGCGAGTACTGCGCCGACTTTGGCGATGCCTCTGGCACAGGTTTATTCGATGTGCGTAATCGTTGTTGGAATGAGCATGTTTGTGCTCTTATCGACCCAAGCGGCAATCTATTTAAGGCGTTACCCGAGCTTAATCGTGCTGAAAAAGCCACTGGCGTGGTGATTGGTCAGGCAAAAGAGCGCTTAGGCTTGAGTGATAACGTTGTGGTCTCCTCTGGCGGTGGCGATAACATGATGGGCGCAATCGGTACCGGTAACGTTAAAAACGGCATCATCACTATGTCGCTTGGCACCTCTGGCACCATATATACATTTTCTGATAAGCCAGTTGAGCTAAAGCATCCGAGTATTGCCAACTTCTGTTCGAGCTCAAATGGCTGGATGCCGCTTATCTGCACCATGAATGTCACGTCGGCAACGAGCTTGGTGCAAGACGTGCTCAAGATGAGTCTTGCTGAGTTTAACCACTCGATTGAGGCTTCTCAGATCGGCGCCGGTAATATCTCATTTCTTCAGTTCTTTAATGGCGAGCGGGTGCCTGCACTTCCTGATGGCAAAGCCTCTATCCATGGTTTAGATGCTGCCAACTTCACACGCGACAACTTAGTGCGCTCTGTGGTTGAGGGCGCAACCTTTGGCCTTAAATACGGTTTGGAACTGCTACGTGGTGCAGGGATTAATATCGAGCAAATTCGGTTAATTGGCGGTGGGGCGAAGTCTGCTCATTGGCGTCAAATGATTGCCGATACCATGAACTGCGAAGTGATCTGCCCAGAAGTTGAAGAGGCGGCCGCGCTTGGGGCGGCGATTCAGGCGAGCTGGGCGTTAAAAGGAAGGATGGACAACGAGATCATTGAGCAGTTAATTGCGCTTAATGAAGAGAGTCGTACTCAGCCTAATTGCAACAACGTTGCACAGTATCAAGTCGCTTATGATCGCTATATCGATACGCTTTATAGCCAGTATCCACGGTTGGCAGAGGCGCAACTAACAGGGGGCTGTAATGAATAA
- a CDS encoding NAD(P)-dependent alcohol dehydrogenase, whose translation MKALVLEKVNELALKEVMTPTEVGANDVKIKIQAVGICGSDVHYLSHGRIGHFVVEKPMILGHEAAGIVTAVGSNVKHLKEGDRVCMEPGIPQPQSAETMEGIYNLDPDVQFWATPPYDGCCSEFVVHPAAFTFKIPQHMSYAEGAMVEPLAIGMQAATKAEIKPGDIGLVYGAGTIGVMCALSALASGCAEVIVVDVVNEKLATVNDYEGITVVNSLTQDVAEVVAAKTGGRGVNVVFECCGVEAVITRICQHVAANGTVVLVGMPVEPVKFDIVAAQVKEITFKTIFRYANMYPKTINLIASGKLNVKPLISKTYKFEDSLKAYARALEANPSDVKIMIEME comes from the coding sequence ATGAAAGCTTTGGTACTAGAAAAAGTAAATGAACTTGCCTTAAAAGAGGTAATGACGCCTACAGAAGTCGGTGCAAATGATGTAAAAATTAAAATTCAAGCCGTTGGTATATGTGGCTCAGACGTTCATTACCTTTCTCATGGCCGTATAGGACATTTTGTCGTTGAAAAACCAATGATCCTCGGCCATGAAGCGGCAGGTATCGTCACCGCGGTAGGTAGCAATGTTAAGCACCTTAAAGAGGGGGACCGAGTCTGTATGGAGCCGGGCATACCTCAGCCACAGTCAGCAGAGACTATGGAGGGGATCTATAACCTAGATCCGGATGTGCAGTTTTGGGCTACGCCTCCTTACGACGGTTGCTGCTCTGAGTTTGTGGTACACCCTGCGGCTTTCACCTTTAAAATCCCTCAGCATATGAGCTATGCAGAAGGTGCCATGGTTGAGCCTTTAGCTATCGGCATGCAGGCTGCGACTAAAGCCGAAATTAAACCGGGCGATATTGGCCTAGTTTACGGCGCGGGTACAATTGGCGTTATGTGCGCACTATCAGCGTTGGCGAGTGGCTGCGCTGAAGTCATCGTTGTCGACGTCGTCAATGAAAAGTTAGCTACGGTTAATGACTATGAAGGCATTACCGTGGTTAACAGCTTGACCCAAGATGTGGCTGAGGTGGTTGCGGCTAAAACTGGCGGCCGTGGCGTCAATGTGGTGTTTGAATGTTGCGGCGTTGAAGCGGTGATTACCCGTATCTGCCAGCACGTTGCAGCAAATGGCACAGTCGTTTTAGTGGGAATGCCTGTAGAGCCTGTTAAATTCGATATCGTTGCGGCTCAGGTTAAAGAAATCACGTTCAAGACCATCTTCCGTTACGCCAATATGTACCCTAAAACCATCAACCTTATCGCTTCAGGCAAGTTAAACGTCAAGCCGTTGATCAGCAAGACCTATAAGTTTGAAGATTCACTAAAGGCCTATGCTAGAGCACTTGAAGCGAACCCTTCAGATGTAAAGATCATGATAGAGATGGAGTAA
- a CDS encoding VF530 family DNA-binding protein, protein MIEHQQNNPLHGLKLETMLTELVKFYDYKVLYAALKLACFNLNPNMESCIKFLKKTDWARERVEAFYLYRFKRMPKGNEAQMELKPRERGYADGIVPRKPEKLTVELVAEMRAKAMENYKEMKKNGPRSGFSKGKARAQDSYKQNRSSGAKRPAASQDPTNPWGK, encoded by the coding sequence ATGATTGAACATCAACAGAACAACCCGCTTCACGGCTTAAAACTTGAAACAATGCTAACTGAGCTTGTGAAGTTCTATGACTATAAAGTACTTTATGCAGCCCTTAAATTGGCATGCTTTAATTTAAATCCGAATATGGAATCGTGCATTAAGTTTTTGAAAAAGACTGATTGGGCGAGGGAACGCGTAGAAGCATTTTACCTATATCGTTTTAAGCGCATGCCAAAAGGCAACGAAGCACAAATGGAGCTAAAGCCGCGAGAACGTGGTTATGCCGACGGTATTGTGCCGCGCAAACCTGAAAAGTTAACCGTGGAGCTTGTCGCAGAAATGCGCGCAAAGGCCATGGAAAACTATAAGGAAATGAAGAAAAATGGTCCGCGATCAGGCTTTAGTAAAGGTAAGGCAAGAGCGCAAGATTCTTACAAGCAAAATCGCAGCAGTGGCGCAAAACGACCAGCGGCGTCACAAGATCCAACTAACCCTTGGGGTAAGTGA
- a CDS encoding D-lyxose/D-mannose family sugar isomerase, whose product MVNIREQIKQLVNLSGIFLTKHEIENIEITDFGLNNFNHAGLIVHTYINTERCCAKELIMLPHQICPEHVHPSIGTQQGKEETFRCRFGKVSVFIEGSVTQKPTVDLPKDTENYTVFHEVILERGEQLTLAPNSKHWFKAHSEGAVVSEFSTTSNDDADLFTNKAINRSSRLSL is encoded by the coding sequence ATGGTTAACATCCGTGAACAGATCAAACAGCTTGTAAACCTTTCAGGAATTTTTCTCACTAAGCACGAGATTGAAAATATTGAGATTACAGATTTTGGTTTGAATAACTTTAATCACGCCGGATTAATCGTTCATACCTATATCAATACAGAGCGATGCTGCGCTAAAGAGCTCATCATGCTACCGCACCAGATCTGCCCTGAGCATGTTCACCCAAGTATTGGAACACAACAAGGTAAAGAAGAGACCTTTCGCTGTCGATTTGGAAAAGTGAGCGTCTTTATTGAAGGAAGTGTCACCCAAAAACCTACAGTAGATCTACCAAAAGACACCGAAAATTACACAGTGTTTCACGAGGTGATATTAGAGAGAGGCGAACAGTTAACCTTAGCTCCCAATTCTAAGCATTGGTTTAAGGCTCATAGTGAAGGAGCTGTCGTTTCTGAGTTTTCAACGACTTCAAACGATGACGCGGATCTATTTACTAATAAAGCAATTAACCGATCAAGTCGACTCAGTTTATAA
- a CDS encoding substrate-binding domain-containing protein codes for MIKMKKTIISTLLGSTLALSSGAAFAKDDIKIAVLMYGMKAEFVQLMQQAAYDHPLVKSGEVKITMYDGRYDALVQNNQAETAIRTNHDAIIINPMDFDANIDVVDMANDAGIPVIVTNARLNTDQMTAEVVSDDVEGGYLEAKFIMEQIGCKGNVVILEGPKGGSGEIQRGQGNEKAIAECPEGAVKVLERKTANWSRAEGMTLMENWLMKHQGKISGVIGQNDEMALGAIEAIEGTGDSVDNYVIAGIDGVTDALHAVKSDKMTSILQDANGQMQGSIDVALRHIIGEQYKPTSKVWQQYADQLNWNNGLSKRYDIPWTVVNQQNVDKLLEVRK; via the coding sequence ATGATTAAAATGAAAAAAACCATTATCTCTACATTACTCGGTAGCACATTAGCGTTATCTTCTGGGGCGGCATTTGCTAAAGATGACATTAAAATAGCGGTGTTAATGTACGGTATGAAGGCTGAATTTGTGCAACTTATGCAGCAAGCAGCCTACGACCACCCGTTAGTAAAATCGGGTGAAGTTAAGATCACTATGTATGATGGTCGCTATGACGCGTTAGTGCAAAATAACCAGGCTGAAACGGCTATTCGTACCAACCATGACGCAATCATCATTAACCCGATGGATTTCGATGCCAATATTGATGTTGTGGATATGGCTAACGACGCTGGTATTCCCGTTATCGTTACCAATGCGCGTTTAAATACCGATCAAATGACCGCTGAAGTGGTTTCTGACGACGTTGAAGGTGGTTACTTAGAAGCTAAGTTTATAATGGAACAAATTGGCTGTAAGGGTAATGTGGTTATTCTTGAAGGACCAAAGGGTGGCTCTGGTGAGATCCAGCGTGGTCAGGGTAATGAAAAAGCCATCGCTGAATGTCCAGAAGGAGCGGTTAAGGTACTTGAGCGTAAGACGGCTAACTGGTCTCGCGCCGAAGGTATGACCTTGATGGAAAACTGGTTAATGAAGCATCAGGGTAAAATCAGTGGTGTGATTGGTCAAAATGATGAAATGGCACTCGGTGCAATTGAAGCGATTGAAGGCACAGGTGACTCAGTTGATAACTATGTTATTGCCGGTATTGACGGCGTAACCGATGCTTTGCATGCAGTAAAAAGTGATAAAATGACTTCTATTCTGCAAGACGCAAATGGCCAGATGCAAGGCTCTATCGATGTGGCATTACGTCATATTATCGGTGAGCAGTACAAGCCGACATCTAAGGTATGGCAGCAATATGCAGATCAATTAAATTGGAATAATGGCCTGTCTAAACGCTATGACATTCCTTGGACTGTGGTTAATCAGCAGAACGTTGATAAACTGCTTGAAGTGCGTAAGTAG
- a CDS encoding sugar ABC transporter ATP-binding protein, with product MNKAPLLSVNSVKKSFGEVKALKHINFTLNAGEIHALCGGNGAGKSTFLSIVMGFLQPDEGSIMVNGKPRVFANAKEAIEAGITIVQQELSMIPNLTVAENIYLGQEPRNRFGIVDFKTLNQRAQALMDELEFDIPVNAMLHTLCVAHQQLVEIAKALSHSNANIVFLDEPTSAIGEEDSKKLFKAIKSLAAKGKGIVYVSHRLSEIFEHCTNYTVFRDGTYISEGLIGDVTREQLIEQIIGGQINEEFSKFNQPSEQVLLEVKNLTSKKFNDISFKVRNGEILGIYGLVGSGRSEVLNAIFGVDEFESGSICFNDKEFTKLQPRQAIKSGMAYVTEDRKSSGLVLTSSVGENISISSLEQCSSSFVVNEKQESNRIESMIELFKIKTPNKEQIVGNLSGGNQQKVVLGRWSLTNPQLLMLDEPTRGIDVGAKKEIYKYMSEQALQGKGIIMVSSELPEIIGMSDRIIVFKNGELVSELSQAEASQQLLLSIAS from the coding sequence ATGAATAAGGCTCCTTTATTATCAGTCAATTCGGTTAAAAAGTCCTTTGGTGAGGTTAAAGCCCTTAAGCATATTAATTTCACCCTGAATGCTGGCGAAATCCATGCTTTATGTGGTGGTAATGGCGCAGGCAAGAGCACTTTTCTAAGTATTGTGATGGGCTTTTTGCAGCCAGATGAAGGCAGCATCATGGTCAATGGCAAGCCTAGAGTGTTTGCTAATGCTAAAGAGGCCATAGAAGCGGGGATCACTATTGTTCAGCAAGAGCTGAGTATGATCCCCAATCTAACCGTTGCTGAAAACATCTACTTAGGCCAGGAACCACGTAATCGTTTTGGTATTGTGGATTTTAAAACACTCAACCAAAGAGCGCAGGCCCTTATGGATGAGCTGGAATTTGATATTCCAGTCAATGCCATGCTGCATACGCTGTGTGTTGCCCATCAGCAGTTGGTTGAAATTGCTAAGGCGTTATCTCACTCCAATGCCAATATCGTGTTTCTAGACGAGCCGACCTCAGCCATAGGCGAAGAGGATTCGAAGAAGCTATTTAAGGCGATTAAGTCACTTGCCGCTAAGGGGAAGGGCATCGTCTATGTTTCACATCGGTTGTCTGAAATTTTTGAACATTGCACAAATTACACGGTATTTCGAGATGGAACTTATATCAGTGAAGGTTTGATCGGTGACGTTACTCGAGAGCAACTGATTGAACAGATCATTGGCGGTCAGATTAATGAAGAGTTCTCTAAATTTAACCAGCCAAGCGAACAAGTGTTGTTAGAAGTTAAAAATTTAACATCAAAAAAATTCAACGATATTTCGTTTAAGGTCAGGAATGGCGAGATTTTAGGGATCTATGGCTTAGTGGGCTCGGGTCGCTCTGAAGTGCTGAACGCCATCTTCGGTGTTGACGAGTTCGAATCAGGCTCAATCTGCTTTAATGATAAAGAGTTTACAAAACTCCAACCAAGACAGGCGATTAAGTCTGGCATGGCCTATGTGACTGAAGATAGAAAATCATCAGGTTTAGTGCTGACTAGCTCTGTTGGTGAAAACATTTCCATCTCTTCATTAGAGCAATGCTCCTCTTCATTTGTTGTGAATGAAAAGCAAGAGAGTAATCGGATTGAGTCGATGATCGAGCTATTCAAGATTAAGACACCCAACAAAGAGCAAATCGTAGGCAACCTTTCTGGTGGTAACCAACAGAAGGTGGTTTTAGGCCGATGGTCTTTGACCAATCCACAACTTCTTATGCTCGATGAACCTACCCGAGGTATTGATGTAGGCGCTAAAAAAGAGATCTACAAATACATGTCTGAACAAGCTCTGCAAGGAAAAGGGATCATCATGGTGTCTTCTGAGTTACCAGAAATTATCGGCATGAGTGACCGCATTATTGTGTTTAAAAATGGTGAGCTTGTCAGTGAACTGTCACAGGCAGAAGCCAGCCAACAACTGTTATTAAGTATTGCTTCTTAG